One window of Streptomyces sp. SUK 48 genomic DNA carries:
- a CDS encoding ABC transporter ATP-binding protein → MPTTRATTQDRSAVRSLSRLWPYVRPVRARLLVAAVVAIVASCTGLVIPLVLKWMVDGPVADRDPAGVWLGALYLLLLGIAEAVLFGIRRWLVARPLSRVEAGMRADLYRRLQRLPVAFHDRWASGQLLSRGTTDLMLLRMFLAFPLTFLLVNGVTILVGVAIMLAQDWLLGLVVLVPAVPVLWTCVVFEGRYARVARRAQDQVGDLTTLVEESVLGIRIVKGFGRHRSQARAFEALSADLRGTELHKARLLATIWGVIVTLPEVAIGAALVLGVIQVADGDLSAGTLVAFLSTALALRWPVESIGFLLAMSQEAATATERYFEAMDEAPEGDGADAETRPRDPAADPAPAPGPAPAREAVAGLRFENVRFRYPDAAPDSPALLQHIDLHIRPGESMALVGATGSGKTTLTALVPRLHEITSGRITLNGVDITAMPREELRAKVAVAFEEPTLFSTTVGENVLMGAPDGAGEDDLDRALAIAQAEFAHALPEGTGTRVGEQGLSLSGGQRQRLALARAVVGRPEFLVLDDPLSALDVHTEAAVEAALRRVLADTTALIVAHRPSTVLLADRVALLSGGRIAAVGTHQELLRGNAEYAHLMSGEEDSR, encoded by the coding sequence ATGCCCACGACACGTGCAACCACCCAGGACAGATCCGCCGTACGCAGCCTGTCGCGGCTGTGGCCCTATGTGCGGCCGGTGCGCGCGCGGCTGCTCGTCGCGGCCGTCGTCGCCATCGTCGCCTCCTGTACCGGCCTGGTGATCCCGCTCGTCCTGAAGTGGATGGTGGACGGCCCGGTGGCCGACCGGGACCCGGCGGGGGTCTGGCTCGGCGCGCTGTACCTGCTGCTGCTCGGGATCGCCGAGGCCGTGCTGTTCGGCATCCGGCGCTGGCTCGTGGCCCGGCCGCTGTCACGCGTCGAGGCGGGGATGCGGGCCGACCTGTACCGGCGTCTCCAGCGGCTGCCCGTCGCCTTCCACGACCGGTGGGCATCCGGTCAGCTGCTGTCGCGGGGCACCACCGATCTGATGCTGCTGCGCATGTTCCTCGCCTTCCCGCTGACGTTCCTGCTGGTCAACGGCGTCACCATCCTGGTCGGCGTGGCCATCATGCTGGCCCAGGACTGGCTGCTCGGGCTGGTCGTGCTGGTGCCCGCGGTGCCGGTGCTGTGGACCTGCGTGGTCTTCGAGGGGCGGTACGCGCGAGTGGCGCGGCGGGCCCAGGACCAGGTGGGGGACCTGACCACCCTGGTCGAGGAGAGCGTGCTCGGCATCCGCATCGTCAAGGGCTTCGGCCGCCACCGCAGCCAGGCGCGGGCCTTCGAGGCCCTCTCCGCGGACCTGCGCGGGACCGAACTGCACAAGGCGCGGCTGCTGGCCACGATCTGGGGCGTCATCGTCACCCTGCCGGAGGTGGCGATCGGGGCGGCGCTGGTGCTGGGCGTGATCCAGGTCGCCGACGGCGACCTCTCGGCGGGGACGCTGGTGGCGTTCCTCAGCACGGCGCTCGCGCTGCGCTGGCCCGTGGAGTCCATCGGGTTCCTGCTGGCGATGAGCCAGGAGGCGGCCACGGCCACGGAGCGGTACTTCGAGGCGATGGACGAGGCACCCGAGGGGGACGGTGCCGATGCCGAGACCCGCCCGCGTGACCCGGCAGCCGATCCTGCCCCGGCACCCGGTCCCGCCCCGGCGCGCGAGGCCGTGGCCGGGCTCCGCTTCGAGAACGTCCGGTTCCGCTACCCCGACGCCGCCCCGGACTCCCCGGCCCTCCTCCAGCACATCGACCTCCACATCCGCCCCGGCGAATCCATGGCCCTCGTCGGCGCCACCGGCAGCGGCAAGACCACCCTCACCGCGCTCGTCCCGCGCCTCCACGAGATCACCTCGGGCCGGATCACCCTGAACGGCGTCGACATCACCGCCATGCCCCGCGAGGAACTGCGCGCGAAGGTCGCCGTCGCCTTCGAGGAACCCACCCTCTTCTCCACCACCGTCGGCGAGAACGTCCTCATGGGCGCCCCGGACGGCGCCGGCGAGGACGACCTCGACCGCGCCCTCGCCATCGCCCAGGCCGAGTTCGCGCACGCGCTCCCGGAGGGCACCGGCACCCGCGTCGGCGAGCAGGGCCTCAGCCTCTCCGGCGGCCAGCGGCAGCGGCTCGCCCTTGCCCGGGCCGTCGTCGGGCGCCCGGAGTTCCTGGTCCTCGACGACCCGCTGTCCGCGCTGGACGTGCACACCGAGGCCGCCGTGGAGGCCGCGCTGCGCCGGGTGCTCGCGGACACCACCGCGCTGATCGTGGCCCACCGCCCCTCCACCGTGCTGCTCGCCGACCGGGTGGCGCTGCTCTCCGGCGGCCGGATCGCGGCCGTCGGCACGCACCAGGAACTGCTGCGCGGCAACGCCGAGTACGCACACCTCATGTCCGGCGAGGAGGACTCCCGTTGA
- a CDS encoding SigE family RNA polymerase sigma factor codes for MEQARAGEYDAFVAARWSVLVHLARLLTGGDRHRAEDLLQESLVKLWFAWPKVADEAPEAYVRTVLARAAARSARRRWWGERPVEELPEVAAGGDLSATVAERSRLEAALARLTPRQRAAVVLRYYQDLPDRQVAETLGCPVGTARSHAARGVARLRQLLSDVVEPVG; via the coding sequence ATGGAGCAGGCTCGGGCCGGTGAGTACGACGCGTTCGTGGCGGCCCGCTGGTCGGTCCTCGTCCACCTGGCCCGTCTGCTCACCGGGGGCGATCGGCATCGGGCCGAGGACCTGTTGCAGGAGTCCTTGGTCAAGCTGTGGTTCGCCTGGCCGAAGGTGGCCGACGAGGCGCCGGAGGCGTATGTGCGCACGGTGCTGGCGCGGGCGGCGGCCCGGTCGGCGCGGCGGCGCTGGTGGGGCGAACGGCCCGTGGAGGAGCTGCCCGAGGTGGCGGCCGGCGGCGATCTGTCGGCGACCGTGGCCGAACGCTCCCGGCTGGAGGCGGCGCTCGCGCGGCTGACACCGCGCCAGCGGGCCGCCGTGGTCCTGCGCTACTACCAGGACCTGCCCGACCGGCAGGTGGCCGAGACCCTCGGCTGCCCGGTCGGCACCGCACGGTCCCATGCCGCGCGCGGGGTGGCCCGGCTGCGGCAGCTGCTGTCGGACGTCGTCGAGCCGGTGGGGTGA
- a CDS encoding GNAT family N-acetyltransferase: MTWPHATSVDTPRLRLEPLRVAHAAEAVAFLDDVRLHTWTGGTPAPLAELAARYRRQCAGHSPDGRYGWLNRMLRRRADGRLVGTVQATLSRPDEGGTEAELAWVIGVDHQGAGYGREGARAMAGRLGAHGVDRLIAHIHPGHEASTGVARALGLRPTDRTLDGEIRWSDRPA; this comes from the coding sequence ATGACCTGGCCGCACGCCACCTCCGTCGACACGCCCCGGCTGCGCCTCGAACCGCTGCGGGTCGCACACGCGGCGGAGGCCGTCGCGTTCCTCGACGACGTACGACTGCACACCTGGACCGGCGGCACGCCCGCGCCCCTGGCGGAGCTGGCGGCCCGGTACCGGCGCCAGTGCGCCGGGCACTCCCCGGACGGCCGGTACGGCTGGCTGAACCGGATGCTGCGCCGGCGCGCGGACGGCCGGCTCGTCGGCACCGTGCAGGCCACCCTCTCCCGTCCGGACGAGGGTGGCACCGAGGCCGAACTCGCCTGGGTGATCGGCGTCGACCACCAGGGCGCGGGTTACGGGCGCGAGGGCGCGCGGGCCATGGCCGGCCGGCTGGGTGCCCACGGGGTGGACCGGCTCATCGCGCACATCCACCCCGGGCACGAGGCGTCGACGGGCGTCGCCCGGGCGCTCGGGCTGCGTCCGACGGACCGGACCCTCGACGGCGAGATCCGCTGGAGCGACCGGCCCGCCTGA
- a CDS encoding ABC transporter ATP-binding protein — translation MPSVIEVTDLRKSYGGRPVVDGVSFAVEEGEIFGILGPNGAGKTTTVECVEGLRVPDGGRIRVAGLDPVADHAEVAKILGAQLQQSEIQVKLTVREALELYSAFYPRPADWRPLAERLGLTDRLGTRFGKLSGGQQQRLFIALALIGGPRIVVLDELTTGLDPRARRDTWQLIEDVRASGVTVLLVTHFMEEAQRLCDRIAVIDKGRVAALDTPAGLIRRSAGATVISFTPSAPLDERELAALPALVSVEDQNGRLTLSGTDETVDAVLTLLARHRVTAHQLRVVDATLDDAFLDLTQEATA, via the coding sequence ATGCCATCCGTCATCGAAGTCACCGATCTGCGCAAGTCGTACGGCGGCCGGCCCGTCGTGGACGGCGTCTCCTTCGCCGTCGAGGAGGGCGAGATCTTCGGGATTCTCGGCCCGAACGGCGCCGGCAAGACCACCACCGTCGAGTGCGTCGAGGGCCTGCGGGTCCCCGACGGCGGCCGGATCCGGGTCGCCGGGCTCGATCCGGTCGCCGACCACGCGGAGGTCGCCAAGATCCTCGGCGCGCAGCTGCAACAGAGCGAGATCCAGGTCAAGTTGACCGTGCGCGAGGCGCTGGAGCTGTACTCCGCGTTCTATCCGCGGCCCGCCGACTGGCGGCCGCTGGCCGAGCGGCTGGGCCTGACCGACCGGCTCGGCACCCGGTTCGGGAAGCTGTCCGGCGGCCAGCAGCAGCGGCTGTTCATCGCGCTGGCGCTGATCGGCGGCCCCCGGATCGTGGTCCTCGACGAGCTGACCACCGGGCTCGACCCGCGGGCCCGCCGGGACACCTGGCAGCTGATCGAGGACGTCCGCGCGAGCGGGGTCACCGTGCTGCTCGTCACCCACTTCATGGAGGAGGCGCAGCGGCTGTGCGACCGGATCGCGGTGATCGACAAGGGGCGGGTGGCCGCCCTGGACACCCCGGCCGGGCTGATCCGCCGCTCGGCGGGCGCCACCGTCATCAGCTTCACCCCGTCGGCGCCGCTGGACGAGCGTGAGCTGGCCGCGCTCCCCGCGCTCGTCTCGGTCGAGGACCAGAACGGCCGGCTCACCCTGTCCGGCACCGACGAGACCGTCGACGCGGTCCTCACCCTGCTCGCCCGGCACCGCGTCACCGCCCATCAGCTCCGCGTCGTGGACGCCACCCTCGACGACGCGTTCCTCGACCTGACCCAGGAGGCCACGGCATGA
- a CDS encoding ABC transporter ATP-binding protein, which yields MTATSPDNPFDQDLLPSPPGATAALLRSLLAPMRARVALTTALLLLQQAAAQVGPLLVAYAIDRAVPAFRDHRYGPLIAVGAGYLLCALLSGGLQVAFVRQSARVSQDVLLDLRGRIFRHAQALSVDFHERYTSGRLISRSTTDVESLRELLEEGLQELVTVVLSFVYIAAVLLWLDLGLGAVAVGSFVPLYFLVRLYQRRAGRVFRARSTAIAAVIVKFVETMNGIRPVRAFRREAANDAAFAELNRAHERTNGDSLLEMARYVVGSRLVANTAVAGIVLWGAYRVADGSLELGVLAAAVLYLRRLYDPIDRLGMFLNSYQSAAASLEKIAGLLAQTPSVPEPLTPGELPPSRADFPGREVRFDQVRFAYRTGGEVLPRFDLTLPAGQTVAVVGSTGAGKSTLAKLLARFYDPTEGRVLLDGVDLRDLPTAELRRGVVMVTQEAFLFSGTVADNIAIGRPDATRAEIERAAKVIGAHEFISALPDGYDTDVRKRGGRISAGQRQLVAFARALLADPAVLILDEATSSLDIPGERAVQRAMSTVLRGRTAVVIAHRLSTVEIADRVLVMADGRVVEDGRPAELIAGTGKFADLHKAWQDSLA from the coding sequence TTGACCGCCACGAGCCCCGACAACCCGTTCGACCAGGACCTCCTGCCCTCCCCGCCCGGCGCCACCGCCGCCCTGCTGCGCTCGCTGCTCGCCCCGATGCGGGCCCGCGTCGCCCTGACCACCGCCCTGCTGCTGCTCCAGCAGGCCGCCGCCCAGGTCGGCCCGCTGCTGGTGGCGTACGCCATCGACCGTGCCGTACCCGCCTTCCGGGACCACCGGTACGGACCGCTGATCGCGGTGGGCGCCGGCTATCTGCTGTGCGCGCTGCTCTCCGGCGGGCTCCAGGTCGCGTTCGTACGGCAGTCCGCGCGGGTCAGCCAGGACGTCCTGCTCGATCTGCGCGGGCGGATCTTCCGGCACGCGCAGGCGCTGAGCGTCGACTTCCACGAGCGCTACACCTCCGGGCGGCTGATCTCCCGCTCCACCACCGATGTGGAGTCGCTGCGGGAGCTGCTGGAGGAGGGGCTCCAGGAACTGGTGACGGTCGTCCTGTCCTTCGTCTACATCGCGGCCGTGCTGCTGTGGCTGGACCTCGGGCTCGGCGCGGTCGCGGTGGGCTCGTTCGTCCCGCTGTACTTCCTGGTCCGGCTCTACCAGCGGCGCGCGGGACGGGTGTTCCGGGCGCGGTCCACGGCGATCGCGGCGGTGATCGTGAAGTTCGTGGAGACCATGAACGGCATCCGCCCGGTGCGCGCCTTCCGCCGGGAGGCGGCCAACGACGCCGCGTTCGCCGAGCTGAACCGCGCCCACGAGCGGACCAACGGGGACTCGCTCCTGGAGATGGCCCGCTATGTGGTGGGCTCCCGGCTGGTCGCCAACACGGCGGTCGCGGGCATCGTGCTCTGGGGCGCCTACCGGGTGGCGGACGGCTCTCTCGAACTGGGTGTGCTGGCCGCGGCCGTGCTGTATCTGCGCCGCCTGTACGACCCGATCGACCGGCTCGGGATGTTCCTGAACTCCTACCAGTCGGCCGCCGCGTCCCTGGAGAAGATCGCCGGGCTGCTCGCCCAGACGCCGTCCGTGCCCGAGCCGCTCACCCCGGGCGAACTGCCGCCCTCCCGTGCCGACTTCCCCGGCCGCGAGGTGCGGTTCGACCAGGTCCGCTTCGCCTACCGCACCGGTGGCGAGGTGCTGCCCCGCTTCGACCTGACCCTGCCCGCCGGGCAGACGGTCGCGGTGGTCGGCTCCACCGGCGCGGGCAAGTCCACCCTGGCCAAGCTGCTCGCCCGCTTCTACGACCCCACCGAGGGGCGGGTGCTGCTCGACGGGGTGGACCTGCGCGACCTGCCCACGGCCGAACTGCGGCGCGGGGTGGTGATGGTGACCCAGGAGGCGTTCCTGTTCTCCGGGACCGTCGCGGACAACATCGCGATCGGCCGCCCGGACGCCACCAGGGCGGAGATCGAGCGGGCCGCGAAGGTGATCGGCGCGCACGAGTTCATCAGCGCGCTGCCCGACGGCTACGACACCGACGTACGCAAGCGCGGCGGCCGTATCTCCGCGGGCCAGCGCCAACTGGTCGCCTTCGCGCGGGCGTTGCTCGCCGACCCGGCCGTCCTCATCCTGGACGAGGCCACCAGCTCCCTGGACATCCCCGGCGAACGGGCCGTCCAGCGCGCCATGTCCACCGTCCTGCGCGGCCGCACCGCCGTGGTCATCGCCCACCGCCTGTCCACCGTGGAGATCGCCGACCGCGTCCTGGTGATGGCCGACGGCCGCGTCGTCGAGGACGGCCGCCCCGCCGAACTCATCGCGGGCACGGGCAAGTTCGCCGACCTTCACAAGGCATGGCAGGACAGCCTGGCCTGA
- a CDS encoding ABC transporter permease: MNSAVLRTEFRLFRREPAAVFWMFLFPTLLLAILGSIPSFREADRSMGGLRPIDAYVPVAVLIALLMCGAQSLPQVLTGYRERGILRRMSATPVRPVALLTAQMTVQGGVALASALLALAVGRLGFGVRLPEQPGGYLLALLLAAAASLALGSVLSALSRTTKIAGAIGSAVFFPMMFCAGVWLPVQNMPHTLARVVGFTPFGAAAEALNQAAAGDWPGWEHLGVLALWAVLLTAGAARWFRWE, from the coding sequence ATGAACTCCGCCGTTCTGCGCACCGAGTTCCGGCTGTTCCGGCGCGAACCGGCCGCCGTGTTCTGGATGTTCCTCTTCCCGACGCTGCTGCTGGCGATCCTCGGCTCGATCCCCTCGTTCCGGGAGGCCGACAGGTCGATGGGCGGGCTGCGGCCGATCGACGCCTATGTGCCGGTGGCCGTGCTGATCGCGCTGCTGATGTGCGGGGCGCAGTCGCTGCCGCAGGTGCTCACCGGGTACCGGGAGCGGGGCATCCTGCGCCGGATGTCGGCCACCCCGGTGCGACCGGTGGCGCTGCTGACCGCGCAGATGACGGTGCAGGGCGGGGTGGCGCTGGCCTCCGCGCTGCTCGCGCTGGCGGTCGGCCGGCTGGGGTTCGGCGTACGGCTGCCCGAGCAGCCGGGCGGCTATCTGCTGGCGCTGCTGCTCGCGGCGGCGGCCTCGCTCGCCCTCGGCTCCGTCCTGTCGGCGCTGTCGCGGACCACGAAGATCGCGGGGGCGATCGGATCGGCGGTGTTCTTCCCGATGATGTTCTGCGCGGGGGTGTGGCTGCCGGTGCAGAACATGCCGCACACGCTGGCCCGGGTGGTGGGCTTCACCCCCTTCGGGGCGGCGGCCGAGGCCCTGAACCAGGCGGCCGCGGGCGACTGGCCCGGCTGGGAGCACCTGGGGGTGCTCGCGCTGTGGGCGGTGCTGCTCACGGCGGGGGCGGCCCGCTGGTTCCGCTGGGAGTGA
- the glgX gene encoding glycogen debranching protein GlgX encodes MTSAAEQRAPAEGRAAAPSTNGARRAPVPGPPVWPGTPTPLGARFRVGPDGVAGTNFALWAAGAHAVRLCLFDADGRETGVPLTELTHEIWHGFVPGVLPGQRYGYRVDGRWDPWTGARWNPAKLLLDPYARAVDGEFTLPAEVYGHVRDWPEQRVADTVRDERDSAPYVPKGVVVHDDDDWSDDRRPKTPWADSVIYELHVRGFTKLHPGIPEQLRGTYAGLAHPAAIEHLARLGVTAVELLPVHQFAHEDHLLRRGLSDYWGYNSVGYFAPHAAYAASGTAGQQVGEFKRMVRALHAAGIEVILDVVYNHTAEAGELGPTLSLKGIDNRAYYRLQDDARRYADYTGCGNTLHVVRPQVLRLITDSLRYWVTEMGVDGFRFDLAAALARSMHDVDMLSPFLAVIAQDPVLRRVKLIAEPWDIGSGGYQVGAFPPLWAEWNDRYRGAVRDFWRHALPDVREMGYRLSGSSDLYAWGGRRPYASVNFVTAHDGFTLRDLVSYERKHNEANGEENRDGSDDNRSWNCGAEGETADPEVRALRRRQLRNLLTTLLLSTGVPMLVAGDEFGRTQGGNNNAYCQDNATGWLDWSLLDEPGWRALFALTSRLIALRHRHPVLRRRAFFSGRAQAADGLRDLAWFTARGAEMTEGDWYAPAATLGMYLSGRDIPGRDERGAQVVDDSFLAVLHAGAEPAGFVLPGPPWAEGYEVVVDTSREDQSAPPGTAHPAGTELTVPGRSVLLLRVLGGPGTG; translated from the coding sequence GTGACGAGCGCAGCCGAGCAGCGGGCACCGGCCGAAGGGCGGGCCGCGGCGCCCTCGACGAACGGCGCCCGGCGCGCCCCGGTGCCCGGGCCGCCGGTGTGGCCGGGGACGCCGACACCGCTGGGGGCCCGGTTCCGGGTCGGGCCCGACGGGGTGGCGGGCACCAACTTCGCGCTGTGGGCGGCCGGGGCGCACGCCGTGCGGCTGTGCCTGTTCGACGCGGACGGCCGGGAGACCGGGGTCCCGCTGACCGAGCTGACGCACGAGATCTGGCACGGCTTCGTACCCGGCGTACTGCCCGGACAGCGGTACGGCTACCGGGTGGACGGCCGCTGGGACCCGTGGACCGGCGCCCGCTGGAACCCCGCGAAGCTGCTCCTCGATCCGTACGCGCGCGCGGTGGACGGCGAGTTCACCCTCCCGGCCGAGGTGTACGGCCATGTGCGGGACTGGCCGGAGCAGCGTGTCGCCGACACGGTGCGCGACGAACGGGACTCGGCGCCGTACGTCCCGAAGGGTGTCGTGGTCCATGACGACGACGACTGGTCCGACGACCGCCGCCCCAAGACGCCCTGGGCGGACTCGGTCATCTACGAGCTGCACGTACGCGGCTTCACCAAGCTGCACCCCGGCATCCCCGAACAGCTGCGCGGCACCTACGCCGGGCTCGCCCACCCGGCCGCGATCGAGCACCTGGCGCGGCTGGGCGTGACGGCCGTGGAGCTGCTGCCCGTCCACCAGTTCGCGCACGAGGACCACCTGCTGCGCCGGGGCCTGTCCGACTACTGGGGCTACAACTCCGTCGGCTACTTCGCCCCGCACGCCGCCTACGCCGCCTCCGGTACGGCCGGACAGCAGGTCGGCGAGTTCAAGCGGATGGTGCGCGCGCTGCACGCGGCCGGCATCGAGGTCATCCTGGACGTGGTCTACAACCACACCGCGGAGGCCGGGGAGCTGGGGCCGACGCTGTCCCTGAAGGGCATCGACAACCGCGCCTACTACCGGCTCCAGGACGACGCCCGCCGCTACGCCGACTACACCGGCTGCGGCAACACCCTGCACGTGGTGCGGCCCCAGGTGCTGCGGCTGATCACCGACTCGCTGCGCTACTGGGTGACCGAGATGGGCGTGGACGGCTTCCGCTTCGACCTCGCGGCGGCGCTCGCCCGCTCGATGCACGACGTGGACATGCTCTCGCCCTTCCTCGCGGTGATCGCCCAGGACCCGGTGCTGCGCCGGGTCAAGCTGATCGCCGAGCCCTGGGACATCGGCTCCGGCGGCTACCAGGTGGGCGCCTTCCCGCCGCTGTGGGCCGAGTGGAACGACCGCTACCGGGGCGCCGTACGGGACTTCTGGCGGCACGCGCTGCCCGATGTGCGCGAGATGGGCTACCGGCTGTCCGGCTCCAGCGACCTGTACGCCTGGGGCGGGCGCCGCCCGTACGCCTCGGTCAACTTCGTCACCGCGCACGACGGTTTCACGCTGCGCGACCTGGTGTCGTACGAGCGCAAGCACAACGAGGCCAACGGCGAGGAGAACCGGGACGGCAGCGACGACAACCGGTCCTGGAACTGCGGCGCGGAGGGCGAGACGGCGGACCCGGAGGTGCGGGCCCTGCGCCGCCGCCAGCTGCGCAATCTGCTCACCACGCTGCTGCTGTCCACCGGGGTGCCCATGCTGGTGGCCGGTGACGAGTTCGGGCGCACCCAGGGCGGCAACAACAACGCGTACTGCCAGGACAACGCGACCGGCTGGCTCGACTGGTCGCTCCTGGACGAGCCGGGCTGGCGGGCGCTGTTCGCCCTCACCTCGCGGCTGATCGCGCTGCGCCACCGGCATCCGGTGCTGCGCCGGCGCGCCTTCTTCTCCGGGCGGGCGCAGGCCGCGGACGGGCTGCGGGACCTGGCCTGGTTCACGGCGCGGGGCGCGGAGATGACCGAGGGCGACTGGTACGCGCCCGCGGCCACGCTCGGCATGTATCTGTCCGGGCGGGACATCCCGGGGCGCGACGAGCGGGGCGCGCAGGTGGTGGACGACAGCTTCCTCGCGGTGCTGCACGCGGGCGCGGAGCCGGCCGGCTTCGTGCTGCCGGGCCCGCCGTGGGCGGAGGGTTACGAGGTGGTGGTGGACACCTCCCGGGAGGACCAGTCGGCGCCGCCCGGCACGGCGCACCCGGCGGGCACGGAACTGACCGTGCCGGGGCGGTCGGTGCTGCTGCTGCGGGTCCTCGGGGGTCCGGGGACCGGCTGA
- a CDS encoding glycosyltransferase family 39 protein — protein sequence MTATLPRPLAPALAPDSRLRAAARRHGPVLAVFGALKLAGFCSFMYLLSAAGDYRGKDPRFGGGAHAWDVLATWDGWWYQQIALHGYDPKLVPVPGATGMITLEGNSAAFFPLYPALIRMTSAVTGLGSYGAGLLVSILASFAAALGVYAVAERFGGRRAGLAAAGLWAVWPGSGVEWAVYSDSLYVALAVWACYAVLTRRWLAAGVLTFAAGLNRPTAAALIAALAVAALLAVRRGEDGVGRPLVALALAPLGLLGYLLWVGDRMGDLGGYFKLQSGAWAHRFDYGSQTLDVLRSVPVGRFGDYLFAYPYADMIGVGVVLLAFALLPLLIRLRPPAVLVVYTVLTLALVLGSQQIFANVSRYLLPCFPLFLPPAAALRRLSLPVLCTVLGLAALASGSYAGYALFELGVP from the coding sequence GTGACCGCGACCCTGCCGCGGCCCCTCGCCCCGGCTCTCGCGCCCGACTCCCGCCTGCGCGCGGCCGCCCGCCGGCACGGCCCGGTGCTCGCCGTGTTCGGCGCGCTGAAGCTGGCCGGATTCTGCTCCTTCATGTATCTGCTGTCCGCCGCCGGTGACTACCGGGGCAAGGACCCCCGCTTCGGCGGCGGGGCGCACGCCTGGGACGTGCTGGCGACCTGGGACGGCTGGTGGTACCAGCAGATCGCGCTGCACGGGTACGACCCGAAGCTGGTCCCGGTCCCGGGCGCCACCGGGATGATCACGCTGGAGGGCAACTCGGCGGCGTTCTTCCCGCTGTACCCGGCGCTGATCCGGATGACCTCCGCGGTGACCGGCCTCGGCTCGTACGGCGCCGGGCTGCTGGTGTCGATCCTCGCGTCCTTCGCCGCCGCGCTCGGCGTCTACGCGGTGGCGGAACGCTTCGGCGGCCGCCGCGCGGGGCTGGCCGCGGCCGGGCTGTGGGCGGTGTGGCCGGGCTCGGGCGTGGAGTGGGCGGTCTACTCCGACTCCCTCTACGTGGCGCTGGCGGTCTGGGCCTGCTACGCCGTGCTGACCCGGCGCTGGCTCGCCGCCGGGGTGCTCACCTTCGCGGCGGGGCTCAACCGGCCCACGGCCGCCGCGCTGATCGCCGCGCTGGCGGTGGCCGCGCTGCTGGCGGTGCGCCGGGGCGAGGACGGGGTGGGGCGGCCACTGGTCGCGCTGGCGCTGGCCCCGCTCGGACTGCTCGGCTATCTGCTGTGGGTCGGCGACCGGATGGGCGATCTGGGCGGCTACTTCAAGCTCCAGTCGGGCGCCTGGGCGCACCGCTTCGACTACGGCAGCCAGACCCTGGACGTGCTGCGCTCGGTGCCGGTGGGCCGGTTCGGCGACTATCTCTTCGCCTACCCCTACGCGGACATGATCGGCGTCGGCGTCGTCCTGCTCGCCTTCGCGCTGCTGCCGCTGCTGATCCGGCTGCGGCCGCCGGCGGTGCTGGTGGTGTACACGGTCCTCACCCTGGCCCTGGTCCTGGGCAGCCAGCAGATCTTCGCCAACGTCTCGCGCTATCTGCTCCCCTGCTTCCCGCTGTTCCTCCCGCCGGCCGCGGCCCTGCGCCGGCTGTCGCTGCCGGTGCTGTGCACGGTCCTCGGCCTCGCCGCGCTGGCCTCCGGTTCGTACGCGGGATACGCGCTGTTCGAACTGGGGGTGCCGTAG